One Halosegnis longus DNA window includes the following coding sequences:
- a CDS encoding PAS domain S-box protein produces the protein MVAEFLEREDAHLDVTTATSAADGIERLEETQFDCIVSDYDMPDQNGLQFFESVRDAHPNLPFILFTGKGSEEIASDAISAGVDDYLQKQGGTGQYTLLAHRITNAVAQYRSEQEIEASQERLSLFFEQSPLGALEWTAEFDIARANEQAEEILGFAEEELVGSSWRRLIPEAEQDGVAEMFSEMLAESKAYDVEQETITSDGERIICEWHHRVVRDELGDIVTVFSKFQNISQRVRREEKLAKERAFTEQALDTLDDVFYVVEADGTLTRWNERLSDITGRSDVELDGKDVQTLFSPADRDSVSDAIETAVEAGTATVEASLLTAAGEPTPYELTGRRLTDPHGEFVGIVGIGRDLSERKERKAELQFVHDLLDQTEQIADVGGWELEMETGEMFWTAHLFEMLGVDYEDAPPLDEALDVYVEEDRERVANAIETVVATGEPAKVEARYERPDGEIRWFGVQGEPGIEDGEVTRIRGAVQDITEHKQREAQLEQFASIVSHDLRNPLNVAEGRLELARQECDSEHLPRVAQAHERMSDLIADLLDLARGDGRVGVIERIDLGALAGECWDAVETGDATLVNDAESHFHADQSQLKQLLENLIRNAIEHGGDDVTITIGDQPGGFYVADDGPGIPPEDREQVFEPGYSTSTDGTGFGLSIIKQITEAHGWTVNINTSADGGVRFEVTGVE, from the coding sequence ATGGTCGCAGAGTTCCTCGAACGAGAAGATGCGCACCTCGACGTGACGACAGCGACGAGTGCCGCTGACGGTATCGAGCGGCTGGAGGAGACCCAGTTTGACTGTATCGTCTCCGACTACGACATGCCCGACCAGAACGGGCTCCAGTTTTTCGAGTCGGTCCGAGACGCCCACCCGAATCTCCCGTTCATTCTATTCACGGGTAAGGGGAGCGAGGAAATTGCGAGCGATGCAATCTCGGCCGGCGTCGACGACTACTTACAAAAGCAGGGTGGCACTGGCCAGTACACGCTGCTCGCCCACCGAATCACGAACGCGGTCGCACAGTATCGGTCCGAACAGGAGATAGAGGCCAGCCAGGAACGGCTCTCGCTGTTCTTCGAACAGTCACCGCTCGGCGCGCTCGAGTGGACCGCGGAGTTCGATATCGCGCGGGCTAACGAACAGGCCGAGGAGATTCTCGGATTCGCCGAGGAAGAACTGGTCGGCAGCTCGTGGCGGCGGCTCATCCCGGAGGCCGAACAGGACGGCGTCGCCGAGATGTTCTCCGAGATGCTCGCCGAGTCGAAGGCGTACGACGTCGAACAGGAGACCATCACCAGCGACGGCGAGCGAATCATCTGTGAGTGGCACCACCGCGTCGTCAGGGACGAGCTCGGTGACATCGTCACGGTGTTCTCGAAGTTCCAGAACATCAGCCAGCGAGTCCGACGTGAGGAGAAGCTCGCCAAGGAGCGTGCGTTTACCGAACAGGCACTCGACACGCTCGACGACGTGTTCTACGTCGTCGAGGCCGACGGGACGCTCACGCGGTGGAACGAGCGCTTGAGCGATATCACCGGCCGCTCCGACGTCGAACTGGATGGGAAAGACGTTCAGACGCTGTTTTCACCAGCCGACCGCGACAGCGTCAGCGACGCAATCGAGACGGCTGTCGAGGCGGGGACAGCGACCGTCGAGGCGAGCTTGCTCACCGCGGCGGGTGAACCGACCCCGTACGAGCTCACCGGCAGGCGGTTGACCGACCCGCACGGCGAGTTCGTCGGCATCGTCGGCATCGGGAGGGACCTCTCGGAACGCAAAGAGCGCAAGGCGGAGCTTCAGTTCGTTCACGACCTGCTGGACCAGACCGAACAGATTGCCGATGTCGGCGGGTGGGAACTCGAGATGGAGACGGGAGAGATGTTCTGGACGGCGCATCTGTTCGAGATGCTGGGCGTCGACTACGAGGACGCGCCGCCGCTCGACGAGGCGCTCGACGTGTACGTCGAAGAAGACCGGGAACGCGTCGCAAACGCAATCGAGACGGTGGTCGCGACGGGCGAACCAGCCAAGGTCGAAGCCCGGTACGAGCGTCCGGACGGGGAAATTCGGTGGTTCGGCGTGCAGGGCGAGCCCGGTATCGAGGACGGCGAGGTGACGCGGATTCGCGGGGCCGTACAGGACATCACCGAGCACAAGCAGCGCGAGGCGCAACTGGAGCAGTTCGCATCCATCGTGAGCCACGACCTCCGAAACCCGCTGAACGTGGCAGAAGGGCGGCTCGAACTCGCACGACAAGAGTGCGACAGCGAGCACTTGCCCCGCGTCGCACAGGCCCACGAGCGGATGAGCGACCTCATCGCGGACCTCCTCGACCTGGCGCGGGGAGACGGGCGGGTGGGCGTGATAGAGCGTATCGACCTCGGAGCGCTTGCGGGAGAGTGCTGGGACGCAGTCGAGACGGGGGACGCGACGCTGGTGAACGACGCCGAGAGCCATTTCCACGCCGACCAGAGCCAGCTCAAGCAGTTGCTCGAGAATCTGATTCGAAACGCAATCGAACACGGCGGCGACGACGTGACGATTACGATAGGCGACCAGCCCGGCGGCTTCTACGTCGCCGACGACGGCCCGGGAATTCCACCCGAAGACCGCGAGCAGGTGTTCGAGCCGGGGTACTCGACATCGACGGACGGGACCGGATTCGGACTGAGCATCATCAAACAGATTACCGAAGCCCACGGCTGGACCGTCAACATCAACACCAGCGCCGACGGCGGGGTACGGTTCGAAGTTACGGGCGTCGAGTGA
- a CDS encoding ATPase domain-containing protein, with translation MCVDRIRGQMTGHTSVSSGSRVLDGMLDGGYPANRSTLLIGGPGSGKSTLSMQFLQAGLNAGEECLYISTEQTIDELRQSFADFAFELEHENLSVTSIHASVGKTIESGEEELTLQTLAADDEGDEMLAEGFSLPFTPEYVREYLGRFGPVDRVVLDSVSGLSVIANDPQRFRRSVLDLIRFFSDEFGATSLFTAEQGNDRTTETLEFTTHGVIELAQRPIEDDPHNFLRITKMRGVDYDRREMEVEFGTDGLRLAPERRSQPPALKDHAHTPVGIDGLDALAGGGLVRGAGVLLEHDGRANLNVFFSALLRHGLETDEKVILVPTIELRESRTQQLLSGHGYDVEAFLDSGQLAVVDLVGTWDESRSCVFTPEHDPETVTELLKRLHDETDGTTYSLVNGNAIVHTLGHEAARRVRYFEEAQLLDPDSALLEVLNPNTVPDEVAAFYRDSVEQVLDTWVDDAGRQYLALRKSPCGFVGTTSLVEYIDEPPYVRVQHPPQTRENPYAEANPYVDDDH, from the coding sequence ATGTGCGTTGACCGTATACGGGGACAGATGACGGGTCATACTTCTGTCTCCAGCGGGTCGCGCGTGCTTGATGGAATGCTCGACGGCGGCTACCCGGCAAACCGATCGACGCTACTCATCGGTGGTCCCGGAAGCGGCAAGTCGACGCTGTCGATGCAGTTCCTCCAGGCGGGACTCAATGCAGGCGAGGAGTGTCTCTACATCAGCACCGAACAGACCATCGACGAACTCCGACAGTCGTTTGCCGACTTCGCGTTCGAACTCGAACACGAGAACCTCTCCGTCACCTCGATCCACGCCAGCGTGGGCAAGACGATCGAAAGCGGCGAGGAGGAACTCACCCTCCAGACGCTGGCGGCCGACGACGAGGGTGACGAGATGCTCGCCGAGGGGTTCAGTCTCCCCTTTACCCCCGAGTACGTCCGCGAGTATCTCGGACGGTTCGGCCCGGTCGACCGCGTCGTCCTTGACAGCGTCTCCGGGCTTTCGGTCATCGCGAACGACCCACAGCGGTTCCGCCGGTCCGTCCTGGACCTGATTCGGTTCTTCTCCGACGAGTTCGGCGCGACGAGTCTGTTCACGGCCGAGCAGGGGAACGACAGGACGACGGAGACGCTCGAGTTCACGACCCACGGCGTTATCGAACTCGCGCAGCGGCCCATCGAGGACGACCCGCACAACTTCCTCCGAATCACGAAGATGCGGGGCGTCGACTACGACCGCCGCGAGATGGAAGTCGAGTTCGGGACCGACGGGCTTCGGCTGGCTCCGGAACGGCGTTCACAACCCCCGGCGCTGAAAGACCACGCACACACGCCAGTCGGTATCGATGGACTCGACGCACTCGCCGGCGGCGGACTGGTGCGTGGTGCGGGCGTCTTACTCGAACACGACGGCCGGGCGAATCTCAACGTCTTCTTCAGCGCGCTCCTGCGTCACGGGCTCGAAACGGACGAGAAAGTAATTCTCGTGCCGACGATCGAGCTACGGGAAAGTCGCACCCAACAGCTCCTGTCGGGCCACGGCTACGACGTCGAGGCGTTTCTCGACTCCGGGCAGCTCGCGGTCGTCGACCTCGTGGGCACGTGGGACGAGAGCCGGTCGTGTGTCTTCACCCCCGAACACGACCCCGAGACGGTGACGGAGCTACTCAAGCGCCTCCACGACGAAACCGACGGGACGACGTACTCGCTGGTGAACGGGAACGCCATCGTCCACACGCTGGGTCACGAGGCCGCCCGCCGGGTCCGGTACTTCGAGGAGGCGCAACTCCTCGACCCCGACAGCGCCCTGCTCGAAGTGCTGAATCCGAACACGGTGCCCGACGAGGTCGCGGCGTTTTACCGCGACTCCGTCGAGCAGGTTCTCGACACGTGGGTGGATGACGCCGGGCGACAGTATCTCGCGCTCCGGAAATCACCGTGTGGCTTCGTCGGAACGACCTCGCTCGTGGAGTACATCGACGAACCGCCGTACGTCCGCGTCCAACACCCACCGCAGACGCGCGAGAACCCGTACGCCGAAGCGAACCCGTACGTCGACGACGACCACTGA
- a CDS encoding saccharopine dehydrogenase family protein, which translates to MTDSQRPYDLVVWGATGVAGNLVAEYLTRQYTPDELSLALGGRNRDRLAAVETELVEQAAEWDELPTVIADATEPETLRAMAEQTRVVCTTVGPYTRYGTPLVDACVTAGTDYCDLTGEVNWVREIIDRYHDDAVESETRIIHSCGFDSVPADIGTLLVQSHARAEFGGACETVRIYLERSSGGVSGGTLASFGELFAAVSNDPLARQTLRNPYSLAPPGERSGVDPGTHPLPRNDRLRSSWTSPSPMAPVNERIVRRSNAVLGYPWGREFRCTERIPTGSGVGGAARATLIAGGLGAFTAAMSVDPIRNGIQRYVFPDPGEGPSDEQIENGHFTVRIVGRGTATAGPFTVEAEFGADRDPGYGATARMLGEAGVCLVRGEVDSPLSGGVLTPASGIGLPLAARLRDVGFTASVETVSHSD; encoded by the coding sequence ATGACCGACTCACAGCGACCGTACGACCTCGTGGTCTGGGGTGCGACCGGCGTCGCCGGCAATCTCGTGGCCGAGTATCTTACCAGGCAGTACACTCCCGACGAGCTGTCGCTCGCTCTGGGCGGTCGGAACCGCGACCGACTCGCCGCCGTCGAGACCGAACTGGTCGAGCAAGCTGCCGAGTGGGACGAACTCCCCACCGTGATTGCCGACGCGACGGAGCCTGAGACGCTTCGCGCGATGGCCGAACAGACGCGCGTCGTCTGTACGACCGTCGGACCGTACACGCGGTACGGAACGCCGTTGGTCGACGCCTGTGTCACCGCCGGAACCGACTACTGTGACCTCACCGGCGAGGTGAACTGGGTCCGAGAAATCATCGACCGGTATCACGACGACGCGGTCGAGTCGGAGACGCGCATCATCCACAGCTGCGGGTTCGATTCGGTGCCGGCCGACATCGGGACGCTGCTCGTTCAGTCGCACGCGCGAGCGGAGTTCGGCGGGGCCTGCGAGACGGTTCGCATCTACCTAGAACGAAGTAGTGGTGGGGTCAGCGGTGGCACGCTCGCCAGCTTCGGCGAACTGTTCGCCGCCGTGTCGAACGACCCGCTCGCCAGACAGACGCTACGGAATCCGTACTCGCTGGCGCCGCCTGGCGAACGGAGCGGCGTCGACCCGGGAACACACCCGTTGCCGCGAAACGACCGGCTTCGGTCGAGCTGGACCAGCCCGTCGCCGATGGCTCCGGTGAACGAGCGTATCGTCCGACGGAGCAACGCCGTGCTCGGCTACCCGTGGGGCCGCGAGTTCCGCTGCACGGAGCGCATCCCGACCGGCTCCGGCGTTGGCGGGGCCGCTCGTGCAACACTCATCGCCGGCGGACTCGGCGCGTTCACGGCAGCCATGTCTGTCGACCCGATTCGAAACGGGATTCAGCGGTACGTGTTCCCTGACCCGGGCGAGGGGCCGAGCGACGAGCAGATCGAAAACGGACACTTTACGGTCCGCATCGTCGGACGCGGCACGGCGACGGCCGGACCGTTCACCGTGGAGGCCGAGTTCGGTGCCGACCGGGACCCGGGCTACGGCGCGACCGCACGCATGCTCGGTGAGGCGGGCGTGTGTCTGGTTCGCGGCGAGGTGGATTCGCCACTGAGCGGCGGCGTCCTGACGCCGGCGTCGGGTATCGGCCTGCCGCTCGCGGCCCGGCTTCGCGATGTCGGCTTCACTGCGAGCGTCGAGACAGTGAGCCACAGCGACTGA
- a CDS encoding spermidine synthase, with the protein MSGPEVAVFVSGVSSMGLEILAGRVVAPQFGSSIYTWGSIIAVFLAALSLGYHLGGKRAGTRATTDRLVRLLVGTAGYVALLIFFGDQLLLSTTAFPLPSRFASLPAVILMFGPPTYLLGFISPYAAQLSQKEGIGEASGHVYALGTIGSIVGAFGTTFFLIPYLSVTYIYLTLGGVAVLTALYLALPDDSVSVLPAIGAVVLLIAATTTGALGYTARGEVVYETQTAYQELEVIDGGDTRTLYLDGQRHSAMDKSNPTRHVFEYTRYFHLPYLYASDPDDIDRVLFIGGGGFSGPKRFAAEYDATVDVAELDPEVVRVAEEYFRANEYDINTYVQGGRQFLQGTDNSYDLVVLDAYKRDKVPFQLTTREFMDLVTERLSPDGMAVANIISSPSGPASEFYRAEYKTMNASLEQVYAFPTSDTGAIQNIELVATKSDTRVTQEQLRERNQDREIGIDLADAIDGYTTDVPTDDVPVLRDDRAPVDRLLDSMVGQRYVIEETGSGSGDDDTNTTEPAAARGDPALTVRDSGAVTRGQGLHIR; encoded by the coding sequence ATGAGTGGGCCCGAGGTTGCGGTGTTCGTCTCCGGGGTGTCGAGTATGGGGCTCGAAATCCTCGCGGGACGGGTCGTCGCGCCGCAGTTCGGGAGCTCGATCTACACGTGGGGGAGCATCATCGCCGTCTTTCTCGCCGCGCTGAGTCTGGGGTATCATCTCGGTGGGAAACGCGCAGGAACGCGGGCGACGACCGACCGGCTCGTGCGCCTGCTCGTCGGCACGGCCGGCTACGTGGCGCTGCTCATCTTCTTCGGCGACCAGCTACTGCTCTCGACGACCGCGTTCCCCCTCCCGAGTCGCTTCGCCTCCCTTCCGGCGGTGATACTCATGTTCGGGCCGCCGACCTACCTGCTCGGGTTCATCAGTCCCTACGCCGCACAGCTCTCACAGAAGGAGGGAATCGGCGAAGCCTCCGGACACGTGTACGCGCTCGGCACTATCGGGAGCATCGTCGGGGCCTTCGGTACGACGTTCTTCCTGATTCCGTACCTTTCGGTGACGTACATCTACCTCACGCTGGGGGGCGTCGCAGTTCTGACGGCGCTGTATCTGGCGCTGCCCGACGACAGCGTCTCGGTGCTCCCCGCGATTGGCGCGGTCGTCCTCTTGATCGCCGCGACGACGACCGGGGCGCTCGGCTACACTGCCCGCGGCGAGGTGGTGTACGAGACACAGACGGCGTATCAGGAACTGGAGGTCATCGACGGGGGTGACACCCGGACGTTGTATCTGGACGGCCAGCGCCACAGTGCGATGGACAAGTCGAATCCGACGCGACACGTCTTCGAGTACACCCGCTACTTCCACCTGCCGTATCTCTACGCCTCCGACCCCGACGACATCGACAGGGTGCTGTTCATCGGCGGCGGGGGATTCAGCGGTCCCAAGCGCTTCGCCGCCGAGTACGATGCCACGGTCGACGTCGCGGAGCTCGACCCCGAAGTCGTTCGGGTCGCCGAGGAGTACTTCCGCGCCAACGAGTACGACATCAACACCTACGTCCAGGGGGGTCGCCAGTTCCTCCAGGGGACCGACAACAGCTACGACCTCGTGGTGTTGGACGCCTACAAGCGCGACAAGGTACCGTTCCAGCTCACGACGCGCGAGTTCATGGACCTCGTGACGGAGCGGCTCTCGCCAGACGGGATGGCGGTCGCGAACATCATCTCCTCGCCGTCCGGGCCGGCCTCCGAGTTCTACCGGGCGGAGTACAAGACGATGAACGCGTCCTTGGAGCAGGTGTACGCCTTCCCGACCAGCGACACCGGAGCCATCCAGAATATCGAACTCGTCGCGACCAAGAGCGACACGCGGGTGACACAGGAACAGCTTCGCGAGCGCAACCAGGACCGCGAGATCGGCATCGACCTCGCGGACGCAATCGACGGCTACACGACGGACGTGCCGACCGACGACGTGCCCGTGTTGCGCGACGACCGCGCGCCCGTCGACAGACTGCTGGACTCGATGGTCGGCCAGCGCTACGTCATCGAAGAGACCGGCTCCGGGAGCGGAGACGACGACACGAATACGACTGAGCCTGCTGCGGCCCGGGGTGACCCAGCGCTGACGGTCCGTGATAGTGGGGCCGTCACCCGCGGGCAGGGTCTACACATACGTTAA
- a CDS encoding DHH family phosphoesterase, with the protein MSVEAVATVLARHDHISVVPHQQADADALGSAIGLATTVATDADIVLPDGLAQGGRRLADGLDVTLTGVDSWTPPSDTVAVAVDTPSTARLPGLDVGTVDAPLVVIDHHEPGDLSALATAEYRSTAAGATAALVPTVAAALDRPLPPTGAIGLAVGLYADTQGLAGAAKSELQCFGECVATAGSRAGEIPPLLRSRSPGFSRRMAGVKGVVRADGFRAGETLALVTTVGGEQSAVATALRSAGADYAFVVSDRDAETWVVGRTREETAPLQSILDPLVEGFGGQSGGHPEAAVAKLQTTETEAVRAAVRDHLATVLDKSLTELS; encoded by the coding sequence ATGTCCGTCGAGGCGGTCGCGACCGTACTCGCGCGCCACGACCACATCTCCGTCGTTCCGCACCAACAGGCGGACGCCGATGCGCTCGGGAGTGCAATCGGTCTCGCGACGACCGTCGCTACCGATGCCGACATCGTTCTCCCCGATGGCCTCGCACAGGGAGGCCGCCGACTCGCCGACGGGCTCGACGTAACACTCACTGGCGTCGACTCGTGGACGCCGCCGTCGGACACTGTCGCCGTCGCCGTCGATACACCCTCGACGGCCCGCCTTCCCGGACTCGACGTCGGGACGGTTGACGCCCCGCTCGTTGTCATCGACCACCACGAGCCCGGGGACCTCTCCGCGCTCGCGACCGCAGAGTACCGGAGTACGGCGGCTGGAGCGACAGCCGCGCTCGTTCCGACCGTGGCGGCGGCGCTGGACCGGCCGCTTCCCCCGACGGGTGCGATTGGGCTTGCGGTCGGCCTGTACGCCGACACGCAGGGGTTAGCCGGCGCTGCCAAGTCGGAACTGCAGTGTTTCGGGGAGTGTGTCGCCACAGCCGGGTCGCGGGCGGGTGAAATCCCACCGTTGTTGAGGAGCCGTAGCCCGGGCTTCAGCCGTCGGATGGCGGGCGTCAAAGGCGTCGTCCGTGCAGACGGCTTTCGTGCCGGCGAGACGCTCGCACTCGTGACGACTGTCGGTGGAGAACAGAGCGCCGTCGCGACGGCGTTGCGGAGCGCCGGCGCGGACTACGCGTTCGTCGTCTCCGACCGCGACGCCGAGACGTGGGTCGTCGGACGCACCCGCGAGGAGACGGCACCGCTCCAGTCCATCCTCGACCCGTTGGTCGAGGGGTTCGGCGGCCAGTCGGGCGGACACCCGGAGGCCGCAGTCGCGAAATTACAGACGACGGAGACGGAAGCTGTGCGAGCGGCTGTGCGTGACCATCTGGCGACGGTACTCGACAAGTCGCTGACCGAGCTTTCCTGA
- a CDS encoding HEAT repeat domain-containing protein, producing the protein MSDLDQPPTPDCLLERLRRGAREATACLDRLDAADAETRKRALQAVQAVAEESPRSFSALTRPLSVFLTDDDRAVRLTVAKLFVTLAQSEPAAVVSVADELADRLADEGEFYYVRARSAEALGYVAADSPDAVTDPETLADLHIGLAFDEPEVREKLAKALAYVAVGTPERLRHHVDSLADQLDDDNELVRYHLCTALVVVGCASPETLLDVAKPLRRQLGDENPYVRGRAAEALGLLAVSDAGVEIERELESVATEDDAPPFLTDRVAFCRRQLATETSVEPPDGVGTIESVRTGTDDVVEEMNASADGVCSHCGLVLSETGPPMCPQCGAPR; encoded by the coding sequence ATGAGCGACCTGGACCAGCCGCCGACGCCCGATTGCCTGCTTGAGCGTCTCAGACGAGGGGCCCGAGAAGCGACCGCGTGTCTCGACCGCCTCGACGCGGCCGACGCTGAAACCCGCAAGCGTGCCCTGCAGGCAGTTCAGGCTGTGGCTGAGGAGTCGCCACGCTCTTTTTCCGCGCTCACCCGTCCGCTCTCGGTGTTCCTGACCGACGACGACCGAGCCGTCCGGCTCACGGTCGCGAAGCTGTTCGTCACGCTGGCACAGTCCGAGCCTGCGGCCGTCGTTTCTGTCGCGGACGAACTCGCCGACCGGCTGGCCGACGAGGGGGAGTTCTACTACGTCCGGGCGCGGAGTGCGGAAGCGCTCGGCTACGTGGCAGCCGACTCGCCCGACGCTGTCACCGACCCGGAGACGCTGGCCGACCTCCACATCGGACTGGCGTTCGATGAACCCGAGGTGAGAGAGAAGCTCGCGAAGGCGCTGGCGTACGTCGCAGTCGGTACTCCGGAGCGACTGCGCCACCACGTCGATTCGCTGGCCGACCAGCTCGACGACGACAACGAACTCGTCCGGTACCATCTCTGTACGGCGCTGGTCGTCGTCGGCTGTGCGTCTCCGGAGACGTTGCTCGACGTCGCGAAGCCGCTCCGACGGCAACTCGGTGACGAGAATCCGTACGTGCGGGGGCGGGCGGCCGAAGCGCTTGGCCTGCTCGCAGTGTCCGACGCTGGCGTCGAGATAGAACGCGAATTAGAGAGTGTCGCAACCGAGGACGACGCTCCGCCGTTCCTGACCGACCGGGTAGCGTTCTGTCGCCGGCAGTTAGCGACCGAAACCTCTGTCGAACCCCCCGACGGAGTCGGCACTATCGAGTCGGTTCGAACGGGAACCGACGACGTGGTCGAGGAGATGAACGCGTCCGCGGACGGAGTGTGTTCCCACTGCGGACTCGTGTTGTCCGAGACAGGGCCACCGATGTGTCCACAGTGTGGTGCGCCCCGCTGA
- a CDS encoding signal peptidase I, with amino-acid sequence MTARLPSGQTIGAIVLILAVLPFVVYAVPQVAGASHSYVVLSDSMSPEINAGDVVVVDDQPTPQIEQNQVITYERPESDQLVTHRVVAVLDENGETAFRTKGDANEDVDPQPVPTENVVGVVQFHIPLIGHVVSFASSDAGLLVFVILPATGLAVSEVVSLYRDATASGADSGESSDANELPDGGGD; translated from the coding sequence ATGACAGCTCGACTCCCGAGCGGTCAGACAATCGGGGCTATCGTCCTCATACTAGCCGTGTTGCCGTTCGTCGTCTACGCCGTCCCGCAGGTCGCGGGCGCGAGCCACAGCTACGTCGTGCTCTCCGACAGTATGTCGCCTGAAATCAATGCCGGCGACGTTGTCGTCGTCGATGATCAGCCGACGCCACAGATCGAACAGAACCAAGTCATCACCTACGAGCGCCCCGAAAGCGACCAGCTCGTTACCCACCGCGTCGTCGCGGTGTTGGACGAGAACGGGGAGACGGCGTTCCGAACGAAGGGCGACGCGAATGAGGACGTCGACCCGCAACCCGTGCCGACGGAGAACGTCGTCGGGGTGGTGCAGTTCCACATCCCGCTCATCGGACACGTCGTCTCGTTTGCGAGCTCCGACGCCGGCCTCCTGGTGTTCGTGATACTCCCCGCGACTGGACTGGCGGTCAGCGAGGTCGTCTCGCTGTACCGCGACGCGACGGCGAGTGGAGCAGATAGCGGAGAGTCCAGCGACGCGAACGAACTCCCCGACGGGGGTGGTGACTGA
- a CDS encoding TasA family protein: protein MTDDTLTTLSRRRLLAGLATIGGSMSAAGVGTWSLFSDDEQRNISVKAGTVSLSVDEGADPVITIDGVAPGAGDTERVTLRNTGTLDAGLALCVSDVSHPNGGASSGTDADAVADVDFNGCGTAEVEFEDESADPVRATVEYGDGETSKRTVSPGGETRLLKKSGGKNGYIASVSIGGITYENDACKHASETGDGNGQRQGNSDRAEEKGSKNNKSKNTEEEEEEEEEDQRADDDSDSDSLAEVLTVEIGLDTDDGGREVLFGPRKLAELTDGGGERCTAAAARLASGATTELFVDWEVDDDAEELAGQTVELDIEVNLQA, encoded by the coding sequence ATGACGGACGATACCCTCACAACGCTTTCGCGGCGGCGACTACTGGCGGGTCTCGCCACCATCGGTGGCTCGATGAGCGCCGCGGGCGTCGGAACGTGGTCGCTGTTCTCGGACGACGAACAGCGGAATATCTCGGTCAAGGCCGGGACGGTGTCACTCTCTGTCGACGAGGGTGCGGACCCAGTCATCACCATTGACGGCGTGGCGCCCGGAGCAGGGGACACTGAGCGGGTGACTCTCAGGAACACCGGCACGCTGGATGCGGGTCTCGCACTCTGCGTATCTGATGTTAGCCATCCGAACGGTGGGGCATCCAGTGGGACGGACGCCGACGCCGTCGCCGATGTTGACTTCAACGGCTGTGGGACAGCGGAAGTCGAGTTCGAGGACGAATCTGCTGACCCCGTCCGGGCAACTGTCGAGTACGGAGACGGCGAGACGAGCAAGCGGACCGTCTCGCCCGGCGGAGAGACGAGATTACTCAAGAAGTCGGGCGGCAAGAACGGGTATATCGCGTCTGTTTCCATCGGCGGAATCACCTACGAGAACGACGCGTGCAAGCACGCTTCAGAGACCGGCGACGGAAACGGGCAACGACAGGGTAACTCCGACCGCGCCGAGGAGAAGGGTAGCAAGAATAACAAATCAAAGAATACCGAGGAAGAGGAAGAGGAAGAGGAAGAGGACCAACGGGCTGACGACGACAGTGACAGCGATTCCCTGGCCGAGGTCCTGACGGTCGAAATCGGTCTGGACACCGACGACGGTGGCCGGGAAGTGCTCTTCGGCCCACGGAAACTGGCGGAACTGACGGACGGGGGCGGCGAGAGATGCACTGCCGCCGCCGCTCGGTTAGCCAGCGGCGCCACGACCGAACTGTTCGTCGACTGGGAGGTCGACGACGATGCCGAGGAGTTGGCGGGTCAGACCGTCGAACTCGACATCGAGGTGAACCTACAAGCATGA